In Anopheles gambiae chromosome 2, idAnoGambNW_F1_1, whole genome shotgun sequence, a single window of DNA contains:
- the LOC5667532 gene encoding uncharacterized protein LOC5667532: MSLATLESAFCEPPIGAMMETPGKKRKRNAETNPFLNFTEQTFSIPSSTPIHNRQIDSSAFENPSFRVANKENYNLFSDSCMEVKSIADLAGATKRPKANTPDTCNPFEVIRKPPKKKKKQMHPAGTAPLEESCFENPGLNLAAADKQPVNPFEVPRDGDESKRKEAEELSRCFVNSALNIRGTEKGTERYNPFEIVRPKEAALEAPPGSRGLPVPELAGIENPAMEMPQYAIAVPFTPSLKHRINFQELPPSALTPCQMLANMVVCSPEPTKAASGYGGDTLNRNVTVTLTKRRSLSVISEESDIGEKLDCYQLELENSINEAKARKQRQGETTPFTFSGTGHRRRSVRRSLIDMKHISNLSQRLHELDDDQSDFTKLEDDAKVPEAAVDQEQEEEYDGEEEEEDKENRKPATPVAIGKELNSKIDETDTTETHAEVPHCNQMTFTITKETTVREEIRIDVSNPDVQFEEVEDFEDEEQDVELLHNPAPFQRAYRKKEPLADKPTEAIVVSDEFKHPAQIGGQVAEGEGAREAGAPVKSHKVRDVIRRSFRRLIPRGQAVHADEPQKEGEEKQPASQRDGEGHGLISTIRHSLRRRQTAKAKPTTGEEENIVVAESKQPEQAGESALEMSIIAEQPRAVFRQPSLDQYKPIAAAPSGGGTLRSSLRRSTKDIRKQMMKSVFRKQSGDLDGDHGQHVGQLI, encoded by the coding sequence ATGTCCCTTGCCACATTGGAAAGTGCCTTCTGTGAACCACCGATCGGTGCGATGATGGAAACTCCGGGAAAGAAGCGCAAGCGGAATGCGGAAACGAATCCATTCCTTAACTTTACCGAACAAACGTTTAGCATCCCTTCGTCGACGCCGATCCACAATCGGCAGATCGATAGCAGTGCCTTCGAGAATCCGTCCTTCCGGGTGGCGAACAAAGAGAACTACAATCTGTTTTCCGACTCCTGCATGGAGGTGAAGTCGATCGCGGATCTGGCCGGTGCAACCAAGCGCCCGAAAGCGAACACGCCCGACACGTGCAACCCGTTCGAGGTGATACGCAAACCgccgaagaaaaagaagaaacagatGCACCCGGCCGGTACGGCACCGCTCGAGGAGAGCTGTTTCGAGAATCCCGGTTTGAATCTGGCCGCCGCCGATAAGCAACCGGTAAACCCGTTCGAGGTACCACGCGATGGAGACGAAAGCAAACGCAAGGAGGCGGAAGAGTTGAGCCGCTGCTTCGTCAACAGTGCGCTTAACATTCGCGGGACAGAGAAGGGAACGGAACGATACAATCCGTTCGAGATCGTGCGCCCGAAAGAAGCGGCCCTGGAGGCACCACCAGGCAGCCGGGGGCTGCCGGTACCGGAACTGGCTGGCATTGAGAATCCTGCGATGGAGATGCCACAGTACGCCATTGCCGTTCCGTTCACACCATCGCTGAAGCATCGTATCAATTTCCAGGAGCTGCCGCCCAGTGCCTTAACACCGTGCCAAATGCTGGCCAACATGGTTGTTTGCAGCCCCGAGCCGACGAAGGCGGCATCCGGCTATGGGGGAGATACGCTGAACAGGAACGTAACGGTCACGCTGACCAAACGACGGTCCCTATCGGTCATCAGCGAAGAGTCGGACATCGGTGAGAAGTTGGACTGCTACCAGCTGGAACTGGAAAACAGCATCAACGAAGCGAAGGCAAGAAAGCAGCGGCAGGGCGAAACAACCCCGTTCACGTTCAGCGGAACGGGCCATCGGCGTCGATCGGTCAGACGCAGCTTGATCGACATGAAGCACATCAGCAATCTGTCCCAGCGGCTGCACGAGCTTGATGACGATCAGAGCGACTTTACAAAGCTGGAGGACGATGCAAAGGTTCCGGAAGCTGCGGTGGATCAGGAGCAAGAGGAGGAGTATgatggggaggaggaggaggaagataaagaaaatagaaaaccgGCTACACCGGTAGCGATCGGTAAGGAACTGAACAGCAAAATTGATGAGACTGATACAACCGAGACACACGCGGAAGTGCCCCACTGCAACCAAATGACGTTCACCATTACCAAAGAAACGACGGTGCGGGAAGAGATCCGTATCGACGTGTCCAACCCGGACGTACAGTTCGAGGAGGTGGAAGACTTCGAAGACGAAGAGCAGGACGTAGAGCTGCTACACAATCCGGCACCGTTTCAGCGCGCGTACCGCAAGAAAGAGCCGCTCGCGGACAAGCCGACGGAAGCAATCGTCGTATCCGATGAGTTCAAGCATCCGGCACAGATCGGTGGCCAGGTGGCGGAGGGAGAAGGAGCACGCGAAGCTGGTGCACCGGTGAAATCGCACAAAGTGCGTGACGTTATACGCCGTAGCTTCCGTCGATTGATACCGCGCGGACAGGCGGTACACGCGGACGAACCGCAAAAAGAAGGGGAAGAGAAACAACCAGCGTCGCAGCGCGATGGGGAAGGCCACGGGTTAATTTCTACCATCCGGCACAGCTTAAGGCGTCGCCAGACCGCCAAAGCCAAACCGACGACGGGCGAGGAAGAGAACATCGTCGTGGCTGAATCGAAGCAACCCGAGCAAGCCGGCGAATCGGCGCTGGAAATGTCCATCATTGCCGAGCAGCCGCGTGCCGTGTTCCGGCAGCCGTCGCTGGACCAGTACAAACCGATTGCGGCCGCTCCATCCGGCGGGGGCACGCTACGGAGCAGTTTGCGCCGCTCGACCAAGGACATCCGGAAGCAGATGATGAAGTCGGTGTTTCGCAAGCAGTCCGGCGATTTGGACGGCGATCATGGCCAGCATGTGGGACAATTGATTTAA
- the LOC1275027 gene encoding band 7 protein AGAP004871-like isoform X6, whose product MKVVWKTSGGNILQAEADSIGCVEVLATVCSIVLMVLTLPISLFLCFKVVQEYERAVIFRLGRLRSGGARGPGVFFVLPCIDNYCKVDLRTVSFDVPPQEVLTRDSVTVSVDAVVYYRIRDPLNAVVQVANYSHSTRLLAATTLRNVLGTRNLSELLTEREAISHSMQVTLDEATDPWGVQVERVEIKDVSLPDSLQRSMAAEAEAAREARAKVIAAEGEMKSSRALKEASDIMCESPAALQLRYLQTLSSIAGEKNSTIVFPLPIELIGPLMNFTSSLGVQRTTAPVRPMAPPAAPPSTTTSTSSPLGDPSQQQSFE is encoded by the exons CCGAAGCCGATTCGATAGGATGCGTGGAAGTGCTGGCGACCGTGTGCTCGATcgtgctgatggtgctgacCCTCCCGATCTCGCTGTTCCTCTGCTTCAAGGTGGTGCAGGAGTACGAGCGGGCGGTCATCTTTCGGCTCGGCCGGTTGCGGTCCGGTGGGGCCCGCGGGCCCGGCGTGTTCTTCGTGCTGCCCTGCATCGACAACTACTGCAAGGTCGACCTGCGTACCGTGTCGTTCGATGTGCCGCCGCAGGAGGTGCTGACGCGCGATTCCGTCACCGTGTCGGTCGATGCCGTCGTGTACTATCGCATCCGCGACCCGCTCAACGCGGTGGTGCAGGTCGCGAACTACAGCCACTCGACGCGCCTGCTGGCAGCCACCACGCTGCGCAACGTGCTCGGTACGCGCAACCTGTCCGAGCTGCTGACGGAGCGGGAAGCGATCTCGCACTCGATGCAGGTGACGCTGGACGAGGCCACCGATCCGTGGGGCGTACAGGTGGAGCGTGTTGAGAT TAAGGACGTTTCCCTGCCCGACTCACTGCAGCGCTCGATGGCGGCCGAGGCGGAGGCGGCCCGGGAAGCCCGTGCCAAGGTGATCGCGGCCGAGGGTGAGATGAAATCGTCTCGCGCCCTCAAGGAAGCGTCCGACATTATGTGCGAAAGCCCGGCCGCGCTGCAGCTGCGCTACCTGCAGACCCTGAGCAGCATTGCGGGCGAGAAAAACTCCACGATCGTGTTCCCGCTGCCGATCGAACTGATCGGACCGCTGATGAACTTTACCTCCTCGCTGGGCGTGCAGCGCACGACTGCCCCAGTGCGACCGATGGCACCACCGGCCGCACCACCGTCCACAACGACCAGCACCTCGTCACCGCTCGGCGATCCGAGCCAGCAGCAGTCGTTtgagtag
- the LOC1275027 gene encoding band 7 protein AGAP004871-like isoform X7, with protein sequence MKTRCKITEADSIGCVEVLATVCSIVLMVLTLPISLFLCFKVVQEYERAVIFRLGRLRSGGARGPGVFFVLPCIDNYCKVDLRTVSFDVPPQEVLTRDSVTVSVDAVVYYRIRDPLNAVVQVANYSHSTRLLAATTLRNVLGTRNLSELLTEREAISHSMQVTLDEATDPWGVQVERVEIKDVSLPDSLQRSMAAEAEAAREARAKVIAAEGEMKSSRALKEASDIMCESPAALQLRYLQTLSSIAGEKNSTIVFPLPIELIGPLMNFTSSLGVQRTTAPVRPMAPPAAPPSTTTSTSSPLGDPSQQQSFE encoded by the exons CCGAAGCCGATTCGATAGGATGCGTGGAAGTGCTGGCGACCGTGTGCTCGATcgtgctgatggtgctgacCCTCCCGATCTCGCTGTTCCTCTGCTTCAAGGTGGTGCAGGAGTACGAGCGGGCGGTCATCTTTCGGCTCGGCCGGTTGCGGTCCGGTGGGGCCCGCGGGCCCGGCGTGTTCTTCGTGCTGCCCTGCATCGACAACTACTGCAAGGTCGACCTGCGTACCGTGTCGTTCGATGTGCCGCCGCAGGAGGTGCTGACGCGCGATTCCGTCACCGTGTCGGTCGATGCCGTCGTGTACTATCGCATCCGCGACCCGCTCAACGCGGTGGTGCAGGTCGCGAACTACAGCCACTCGACGCGCCTGCTGGCAGCCACCACGCTGCGCAACGTGCTCGGTACGCGCAACCTGTCCGAGCTGCTGACGGAGCGGGAAGCGATCTCGCACTCGATGCAGGTGACGCTGGACGAGGCCACCGATCCGTGGGGCGTACAGGTGGAGCGTGTTGAGAT TAAGGACGTTTCCCTGCCCGACTCACTGCAGCGCTCGATGGCGGCCGAGGCGGAGGCGGCCCGGGAAGCCCGTGCCAAGGTGATCGCGGCCGAGGGTGAGATGAAATCGTCTCGCGCCCTCAAGGAAGCGTCCGACATTATGTGCGAAAGCCCGGCCGCGCTGCAGCTGCGCTACCTGCAGACCCTGAGCAGCATTGCGGGCGAGAAAAACTCCACGATCGTGTTCCCGCTGCCGATCGAACTGATCGGACCGCTGATGAACTTTACCTCCTCGCTGGGCGTGCAGCGCACGACTGCCCCAGTGCGACCGATGGCACCACCGGCCGCACCACCGTCCACAACGACCAGCACCTCGTCACCGCTCGGCGATCCGAGCCAGCAGCAGTCGTTtgagtag
- the LOC1275027 gene encoding band 7 protein AGAP004871-like isoform X4, translating into MTAALMEPTPSTSSAAVIINDDKRRTSAEADSIGCVEVLATVCSIVLMVLTLPISLFLCFKVVQEYERAVIFRLGRLRSGGARGPGVFFVLPCIDNYCKVDLRTVSFDVPPQEVLTRDSVTVSVDAVVYYRIRDPLNAVVQVANYSHSTRLLAATTLRNVLGTRNLSELLTEREAISHSMQVTLDEATDPWGVQVERVEIKDVSLPDSLQRSMAAEAEAAREARAKVIAAEGEMKSSRALKEASDIMCESPAALQLRYLQTLSSIAGEKNSTIVFPLPIELIGPLMNFTSSLGVQRTTAPVRPMAPPAAPPSTTTSTSSPLGDPSQQQSFE; encoded by the exons CCGAAGCCGATTCGATAGGATGCGTGGAAGTGCTGGCGACCGTGTGCTCGATcgtgctgatggtgctgacCCTCCCGATCTCGCTGTTCCTCTGCTTCAAGGTGGTGCAGGAGTACGAGCGGGCGGTCATCTTTCGGCTCGGCCGGTTGCGGTCCGGTGGGGCCCGCGGGCCCGGCGTGTTCTTCGTGCTGCCCTGCATCGACAACTACTGCAAGGTCGACCTGCGTACCGTGTCGTTCGATGTGCCGCCGCAGGAGGTGCTGACGCGCGATTCCGTCACCGTGTCGGTCGATGCCGTCGTGTACTATCGCATCCGCGACCCGCTCAACGCGGTGGTGCAGGTCGCGAACTACAGCCACTCGACGCGCCTGCTGGCAGCCACCACGCTGCGCAACGTGCTCGGTACGCGCAACCTGTCCGAGCTGCTGACGGAGCGGGAAGCGATCTCGCACTCGATGCAGGTGACGCTGGACGAGGCCACCGATCCGTGGGGCGTACAGGTGGAGCGTGTTGAGAT TAAGGACGTTTCCCTGCCCGACTCACTGCAGCGCTCGATGGCGGCCGAGGCGGAGGCGGCCCGGGAAGCCCGTGCCAAGGTGATCGCGGCCGAGGGTGAGATGAAATCGTCTCGCGCCCTCAAGGAAGCGTCCGACATTATGTGCGAAAGCCCGGCCGCGCTGCAGCTGCGCTACCTGCAGACCCTGAGCAGCATTGCGGGCGAGAAAAACTCCACGATCGTGTTCCCGCTGCCGATCGAACTGATCGGACCGCTGATGAACTTTACCTCCTCGCTGGGCGTGCAGCGCACGACTGCCCCAGTGCGACCGATGGCACCACCGGCCGCACCACCGTCCACAACGACCAGCACCTCGTCACCGCTCGGCGATCCGAGCCAGCAGCAGTCGTTtgagtag
- the LOC1275027 gene encoding band 7 protein AGAP004871-like isoform X3: MYHAQHLQTQQLQPPNQQHTSQQQQDQVRWKVKTEADSIGCVEVLATVCSIVLMVLTLPISLFLCFKVVQEYERAVIFRLGRLRSGGARGPGVFFVLPCIDNYCKVDLRTVSFDVPPQEVLTRDSVTVSVDAVVYYRIRDPLNAVVQVANYSHSTRLLAATTLRNVLGTRNLSELLTEREAISHSMQVTLDEATDPWGVQVERVEIKDVSLPDSLQRSMAAEAEAAREARAKVIAAEGEMKSSRALKEASDIMCESPAALQLRYLQTLSSIAGEKNSTIVFPLPIELIGPLMNFTSSLGVQRTTAPVRPMAPPAAPPSTTTSTSSPLGDPSQQQSFE; the protein is encoded by the exons CCGAAGCCGATTCGATAGGATGCGTGGAAGTGCTGGCGACCGTGTGCTCGATcgtgctgatggtgctgacCCTCCCGATCTCGCTGTTCCTCTGCTTCAAGGTGGTGCAGGAGTACGAGCGGGCGGTCATCTTTCGGCTCGGCCGGTTGCGGTCCGGTGGGGCCCGCGGGCCCGGCGTGTTCTTCGTGCTGCCCTGCATCGACAACTACTGCAAGGTCGACCTGCGTACCGTGTCGTTCGATGTGCCGCCGCAGGAGGTGCTGACGCGCGATTCCGTCACCGTGTCGGTCGATGCCGTCGTGTACTATCGCATCCGCGACCCGCTCAACGCGGTGGTGCAGGTCGCGAACTACAGCCACTCGACGCGCCTGCTGGCAGCCACCACGCTGCGCAACGTGCTCGGTACGCGCAACCTGTCCGAGCTGCTGACGGAGCGGGAAGCGATCTCGCACTCGATGCAGGTGACGCTGGACGAGGCCACCGATCCGTGGGGCGTACAGGTGGAGCGTGTTGAGAT TAAGGACGTTTCCCTGCCCGACTCACTGCAGCGCTCGATGGCGGCCGAGGCGGAGGCGGCCCGGGAAGCCCGTGCCAAGGTGATCGCGGCCGAGGGTGAGATGAAATCGTCTCGCGCCCTCAAGGAAGCGTCCGACATTATGTGCGAAAGCCCGGCCGCGCTGCAGCTGCGCTACCTGCAGACCCTGAGCAGCATTGCGGGCGAGAAAAACTCCACGATCGTGTTCCCGCTGCCGATCGAACTGATCGGACCGCTGATGAACTTTACCTCCTCGCTGGGCGTGCAGCGCACGACTGCCCCAGTGCGACCGATGGCACCACCGGCCGCACCACCGTCCACAACGACCAGCACCTCGTCACCGCTCGGCGATCCGAGCCAGCAGCAGTCGTTtgagtag
- the LOC1275027 gene encoding band 7 protein AGAP004871-like isoform X5, which produces MDTDCLSTESGGCECYVDVPEADSIGCVEVLATVCSIVLMVLTLPISLFLCFKVVQEYERAVIFRLGRLRSGGARGPGVFFVLPCIDNYCKVDLRTVSFDVPPQEVLTRDSVTVSVDAVVYYRIRDPLNAVVQVANYSHSTRLLAATTLRNVLGTRNLSELLTEREAISHSMQVTLDEATDPWGVQVERVEIKDVSLPDSLQRSMAAEAEAAREARAKVIAAEGEMKSSRALKEASDIMCESPAALQLRYLQTLSSIAGEKNSTIVFPLPIELIGPLMNFTSSLGVQRTTAPVRPMAPPAAPPSTTTSTSSPLGDPSQQQSFE; this is translated from the exons CCGAAGCCGATTCGATAGGATGCGTGGAAGTGCTGGCGACCGTGTGCTCGATcgtgctgatggtgctgacCCTCCCGATCTCGCTGTTCCTCTGCTTCAAGGTGGTGCAGGAGTACGAGCGGGCGGTCATCTTTCGGCTCGGCCGGTTGCGGTCCGGTGGGGCCCGCGGGCCCGGCGTGTTCTTCGTGCTGCCCTGCATCGACAACTACTGCAAGGTCGACCTGCGTACCGTGTCGTTCGATGTGCCGCCGCAGGAGGTGCTGACGCGCGATTCCGTCACCGTGTCGGTCGATGCCGTCGTGTACTATCGCATCCGCGACCCGCTCAACGCGGTGGTGCAGGTCGCGAACTACAGCCACTCGACGCGCCTGCTGGCAGCCACCACGCTGCGCAACGTGCTCGGTACGCGCAACCTGTCCGAGCTGCTGACGGAGCGGGAAGCGATCTCGCACTCGATGCAGGTGACGCTGGACGAGGCCACCGATCCGTGGGGCGTACAGGTGGAGCGTGTTGAGAT TAAGGACGTTTCCCTGCCCGACTCACTGCAGCGCTCGATGGCGGCCGAGGCGGAGGCGGCCCGGGAAGCCCGTGCCAAGGTGATCGCGGCCGAGGGTGAGATGAAATCGTCTCGCGCCCTCAAGGAAGCGTCCGACATTATGTGCGAAAGCCCGGCCGCGCTGCAGCTGCGCTACCTGCAGACCCTGAGCAGCATTGCGGGCGAGAAAAACTCCACGATCGTGTTCCCGCTGCCGATCGAACTGATCGGACCGCTGATGAACTTTACCTCCTCGCTGGGCGTGCAGCGCACGACTGCCCCAGTGCGACCGATGGCACCACCGGCCGCACCACCGTCCACAACGACCAGCACCTCGTCACCGCTCGGCGATCCGAGCCAGCAGCAGTCGTTtgagtag